In Amphiprion ocellaris isolate individual 3 ecotype Okinawa chromosome 3, ASM2253959v1, whole genome shotgun sequence, one genomic interval encodes:
- the fbxo31 gene encoding F-box only protein 31 isoform X1 — translation MAVCARLCGVGQSRRCRRRQRNNQQDQGSDSDMDEEEEERIVGQRLGDAGGCGGPDRGVATAGPSDAGEYVNRGGFLDRRSTGPPHPESLVELPPELLVEIFSLLPGTVLPNVALVCKKFRQILNTETIWRRRCMEEFGMKEDLRKMEAGGVSSQDLYVKRVNPRVKSGRFMKLLPDYEHMDYRDVYTHLLHPYRHILGLWQPDIGPYGGLLNVVVDGLFIIGWMYLPPHDPRVEDPMRRRPLFRIHMWESNKATVECMYGHKGPHKGDIQTGKKDEFSTKCNQTDHHRMPGGRQEEFRTWLEEEWGRTLEEIFHEHMQELILMKFIYTSQYDNCLTYRRIYLPPAMPSDLLQPGLFKGTYGSHGLEIVMLSFHGNSARATKLTGDPNVPAGQLTLDVDLSRPVVLPELEQQRNIEELSRLVLGVHEEVQREVEQQANGTPATVRQAAEGACGGASGAEEMEADHVACVDNCQSGPSGSSSSSNPPEALPFILPLGVMARNEVYPRTCRKCFYGTGLIAGHGFTSPERTPGLFVLFDEDRFGFIWLELKSFSLYSRLTDHLAHAHAPNMERFEAMLRNMQSWTS, via the exons ATGGCTGTTTGTGCCAGGCTCTGCGGAGTGGGTCAGTCTCGGAGGTGCCGGAGGCGACAGCGGAACAACCAGCAGGACCAGGGCAGCGATTCGGACAtggacgaggaggaagaggagcggATCGTAGGCCAGCGGCTCGGCGACGCAGGAGGCTGCGGAGGCCCGGACCGCGGCGTCGCCACTGCAGGGCCGAGTGACGCCGGAGAATATGTCAACAGAGGAGGCTTTCTGGACCGCAGGAGCACCGGACCTCCACACCCCGAGTCGTTAGTGGAATTACCGCCGGAACTCTTGGTGGAAATATTCTCCCTGCTGCCCGGAACTGTGCTACCGAATGTTGCGCTCGTCTGCAAGAAATTCAGACAAATCCTCAACACGGAAACCATCTGGAGAAGGCGGTGCATGGAAG AGTTTGGCATGAAAGAGGATCTGAGGAAGATGGAGGCAGGAGGAGTGTCCAGTCAAGACCTCTATGTAAAAC GTGTCAATCCGCGGGTGAAGTCTGGGCGCTTTATGAAGCTCCTCCCGGACTACGAGCACATGGACTATAGAGACGTGTACACACACT TGCTTCACCCGTACAGGCACATCTTGGGTCTATGGCAGCCTGATATAGGCCCTTATGGCGGATTGCTTAATGTCGTG GTGGACGGGTTGTTCATTATCGGCTGGATGTATTTGCCACCTCATGACCCTCGTGTGGAGGATCCAATGAGAAGACGGCCGCTGTTCCGTATCCACATGTGGGAGAGCAACAAGGCCACTGTGGAGTGTATGTATGGACACAAAGGTCCCCACAAAGGAGACATACAG acGGGAAAGAAGGATGAATTTTCAACAAAATGTAACCAGACTGATCATCACCGCATGCCAGGAGGCAGACAGGAG gAATTCAGGACGTGGTTGGAGGAAGAATGGGGCCGCACGCTAGAAGAAATCTTCCATGAGCACATGCAGGAGCTCATCCTAATGAAGTTCATTTATACCAGTCAATATGA TAACTGCTTGACTTACCGAAGGATCTACCTGCCTCCGGCGATGCCCTCAGACCTGCTACAGCCAGGCCTCTTCAAAGGCACCTATGGCAGTCATGGCTTGGAGATTGTCATGCTCAGTTTCCACGGGAATTCTGCAAGAGCCACTAAACTCACT GGAGACCCCAATGTCCCTGCAGGACAGCTCACACTAGATGTTGACCTGAGTCGGCCCGTGGTCCTGCCAGAGTTGGAGCAACAGCGCAACATTGAGGAGCTGTCTCGGCTAGTGCTGGGGGTGCACGAGGAAGTGCAGAGGGAGGTGGAACAACAGGCCAACGGCACTCCTGCCACAGTCAGACAGGCAGCAGAAGGGGCCTGTGGCGGCGCCAGCGGGGCAGAAGAAATGGAGGCAGACCATGTTGCCTGTGTAGACAACTGCCAGTCTGGCCCtagtggcagcagcagcagcagcaatccTCCTGAAGCCCTACCCTTCATCCTGCCTCTTGGGGTTATGGCTCGCAATGAGGTGTACCCTCGCACCTGCAGGAAATG CTTCTATGGGACAGGTCTAATCGCTGGTCATGGCTTTACAAGTCCAGAACGCACCCCGGGGCTCTTTGTGCTGTTTGATGAGGACCGTTTTGGTTTCATCTGGCTGGAATTGAAGTCTTTCAGTCTGTACAGTCGCCTGACGGACCACCTAGCCCACGCTCATGCCCCAAACATGGAGCGGTTTGAGGCCATGCTGCGTAACATGCAGTCCTGGACATCCTGA
- the fbxo31 gene encoding F-box only protein 31 isoform X2, translating to MAVCARLCGVGQSRRCRRRQRNNQQDQGSDSDMDEEEEERIVGQRLGDAGGCGGPDRGVATAGPSDAGEYVNRGGFLDRRSTGPPHPESLVELPPELLVEIFSLLPGTVLPNVALVCKKFRQILNTETIWRRRCMEEFGMKEDLRKMEAGGVSSQDLYVKLLHPYRHILGLWQPDIGPYGGLLNVVVDGLFIIGWMYLPPHDPRVEDPMRRRPLFRIHMWESNKATVECMYGHKGPHKGDIQTGKKDEFSTKCNQTDHHRMPGGRQEEFRTWLEEEWGRTLEEIFHEHMQELILMKFIYTSQYDNCLTYRRIYLPPAMPSDLLQPGLFKGTYGSHGLEIVMLSFHGNSARATKLTGDPNVPAGQLTLDVDLSRPVVLPELEQQRNIEELSRLVLGVHEEVQREVEQQANGTPATVRQAAEGACGGASGAEEMEADHVACVDNCQSGPSGSSSSSNPPEALPFILPLGVMARNEVYPRTCRKCFYGTGLIAGHGFTSPERTPGLFVLFDEDRFGFIWLELKSFSLYSRLTDHLAHAHAPNMERFEAMLRNMQSWTS from the exons ATGGCTGTTTGTGCCAGGCTCTGCGGAGTGGGTCAGTCTCGGAGGTGCCGGAGGCGACAGCGGAACAACCAGCAGGACCAGGGCAGCGATTCGGACAtggacgaggaggaagaggagcggATCGTAGGCCAGCGGCTCGGCGACGCAGGAGGCTGCGGAGGCCCGGACCGCGGCGTCGCCACTGCAGGGCCGAGTGACGCCGGAGAATATGTCAACAGAGGAGGCTTTCTGGACCGCAGGAGCACCGGACCTCCACACCCCGAGTCGTTAGTGGAATTACCGCCGGAACTCTTGGTGGAAATATTCTCCCTGCTGCCCGGAACTGTGCTACCGAATGTTGCGCTCGTCTGCAAGAAATTCAGACAAATCCTCAACACGGAAACCATCTGGAGAAGGCGGTGCATGGAAG AGTTTGGCATGAAAGAGGATCTGAGGAAGATGGAGGCAGGAGGAGTGTCCAGTCAAGACCTCTATGTAAAAC TGCTTCACCCGTACAGGCACATCTTGGGTCTATGGCAGCCTGATATAGGCCCTTATGGCGGATTGCTTAATGTCGTG GTGGACGGGTTGTTCATTATCGGCTGGATGTATTTGCCACCTCATGACCCTCGTGTGGAGGATCCAATGAGAAGACGGCCGCTGTTCCGTATCCACATGTGGGAGAGCAACAAGGCCACTGTGGAGTGTATGTATGGACACAAAGGTCCCCACAAAGGAGACATACAG acGGGAAAGAAGGATGAATTTTCAACAAAATGTAACCAGACTGATCATCACCGCATGCCAGGAGGCAGACAGGAG gAATTCAGGACGTGGTTGGAGGAAGAATGGGGCCGCACGCTAGAAGAAATCTTCCATGAGCACATGCAGGAGCTCATCCTAATGAAGTTCATTTATACCAGTCAATATGA TAACTGCTTGACTTACCGAAGGATCTACCTGCCTCCGGCGATGCCCTCAGACCTGCTACAGCCAGGCCTCTTCAAAGGCACCTATGGCAGTCATGGCTTGGAGATTGTCATGCTCAGTTTCCACGGGAATTCTGCAAGAGCCACTAAACTCACT GGAGACCCCAATGTCCCTGCAGGACAGCTCACACTAGATGTTGACCTGAGTCGGCCCGTGGTCCTGCCAGAGTTGGAGCAACAGCGCAACATTGAGGAGCTGTCTCGGCTAGTGCTGGGGGTGCACGAGGAAGTGCAGAGGGAGGTGGAACAACAGGCCAACGGCACTCCTGCCACAGTCAGACAGGCAGCAGAAGGGGCCTGTGGCGGCGCCAGCGGGGCAGAAGAAATGGAGGCAGACCATGTTGCCTGTGTAGACAACTGCCAGTCTGGCCCtagtggcagcagcagcagcagcaatccTCCTGAAGCCCTACCCTTCATCCTGCCTCTTGGGGTTATGGCTCGCAATGAGGTGTACCCTCGCACCTGCAGGAAATG CTTCTATGGGACAGGTCTAATCGCTGGTCATGGCTTTACAAGTCCAGAACGCACCCCGGGGCTCTTTGTGCTGTTTGATGAGGACCGTTTTGGTTTCATCTGGCTGGAATTGAAGTCTTTCAGTCTGTACAGTCGCCTGACGGACCACCTAGCCCACGCTCATGCCCCAAACATGGAGCGGTTTGAGGCCATGCTGCGTAACATGCAGTCCTGGACATCCTGA